From one Henningerozyma blattae CBS 6284 chromosome 1, complete genome genomic stretch:
- the PLC1 gene encoding phosphatidylinositol phospholipase C (similar to Saccharomyces cerevisiae PLC1 (YPL268W); ancestral locus Anc_6.3), translated as MKFYNVELPCIKLLEKRKMLFFKLINNKTIIWKNGSKRLDIDSIKDVRTDSLARNYIEEYGIDNTTAKWWVTLIYVINNNKLKCLHLVLNNEEEFKLFVSSILDIIKERRELMQSILVPDHARFANIHWESTVSPKKEDEIKETLTFQDVQALCSKFNIVSSHSYLHKNFLLADVNNNGLLNFAEFQTFVKLLKKRDEIDTLWKNITLNKNKMNFESFFDFISTKQGENITKKAALRLFKQISQFKETINKDIFLKYLRNEPYTKNINENYSHPITDYFIASSHNTYLLGKQVAETPSVEGYIQVLQQGCRSVEIDIWDSEIGPVVCHGLLTSAIPLSNVVTAIRKYAFITSPYPLIISLEINCGPDNQLLTVKILREILGNSLLESIVDKHGIMSPRHLKHKIILKSKKCKHVEQQTPLSSFSSYSSSHESEVEIRQRRKKSTASIERFRRIKLKHDFRVIDQLLEISAIHGIRFRNTSLPESKTVNHCFSLNEKKIDKLCQDKTLKLAIDKHNRKFFMRVFPHVIRYKSSNFNPIQFWKYGTQMVATNWQTYDIGQQLNIAMFQLTDQKNGILNSGYVLKPKYIREKTTNTKNIPLIYEKIHQNKKKLIFNILSAQFLPSNDLKKGCTIAPYVIIEFFTTEITELNQDLQVHNGTKISDYKITTKTCPGNGFNPVWNCEMSINICDDSFTFIRLCVKSSDTTLGVICFKLDYLKRGYRHVPLYNMEGERYVFSTVFLYSEIK; from the coding sequence atgaaattttacaaCGTGGAATTACCATGTATAAAATTActagaaaaaagaaaaatgttattttttaaactaattaataacaagacaataatttggaaaaatggTTCCAAAAGACTGGATATTGATAGTATCAAAGACGTAAGAACAGATAGTTTAGCGagaaattatattgaagaatatgGCATTGATAATACTACTGCCAAATGGTGGGTAACATTAATTTATGTCATAAACAATAACAAGTTAAAATGCTTACATCTAGTTTTAAACAACGAAGAAGAGTTCAAATTATTTGTCAGTAGTATCTTAGATATTATAAAAGAACGAAGAGAATTAATGCAGAGTATTCTAGTACCAGATCATGCAAGATTTGCAAATATTCATTGGGAATCAACTGTTTCtccaaaaaaagaagatgaGATTAAAGAAACATTGACTTTCCAAGATGTCCAAGCTTTATgctcaaaatttaatatagtTAGTTCTCATTCTTATTTGcataaaaattttctattagCAGATgtcaataataatggtcTTTTAAACTTCGCAGAATTTCAAACATTTGTGAAACTATTGAAAAAGAGAGATGAAATTGATACTTTATGGAAAAACATTactttaaacaaaaataaaatgaacTTCGAAagtttttttgattttatttcaacGAAACAAGgtgaaaatattacaaaaaaagcTGCTCTAAGACTCTTTAAACAAATATCACAATTTAAAGAAACTATTAATAAGGATATCTTTCTGAAATATCTCCGAAACGAACCATATACGaagaatattaatgaaaattattcGCACCCAATTACTGATTATTTTATAGCTTCTTCACATAATACATATCTGCTGGGGAAGCAAGTGGCTGAAACACCCAGTGTAGAAGGATATATTCAAGTATTACAGCAGGGATGTAGAAGCGTCGAAATTGATATATGGGATTCTGAAATTGGTCCGGTAGTATGCCATGGTTTATTAACATCTGCGATTCCATTATCTAATGTGGTTACCgctattagaaaatatgcCTTTATCACTTCTCCTTATCcattaattatttctttagaAATCAATTGTGGCCCAGATAATCAACTTTTAActgtaaaaatattacgGGAGATTCTTGGAAACAGCCTATTAGAAAGTATCGTTGATAAACATGGAATAATGTCTCCAAGACATCTAAAACATAAAATTATCTTAAAATCAAAGAAGTGTAAACACGTGGAACAACAAACTCCcttatcatcattttcgTCCTATAGTTCTTCTCATGAATCTGAAGTAGAAATACgacaaagaagaaaaaaatcaacTGCAAGTATAGAAAGATTTCGGAGAATTAAACTAAAACACGATTTTAGAGTAATTgatcaattattagaaataagCGCTATACATGGTATCAGGTTTCGTAACACATCTCTTCCTGAATCTAAAACCGTAAACCATTGTTTctcattaaatgaaaaaaaaattgacaAACTTTGTCAAGATAAAACTCTAAAGCTAGCAATTGACAAACATAATCGTAAATTTTTCATGCGTGTTTTCCCTCATGTCATTAGATACAAatcatctaattttaatCCTATTCAATTTTGGAAGTATGGTACTCAAATGGTAGCTACTAATTGGCAAACATATGATATAGGccaacaattaaatattgcCATGTTTCAATTGACAGACCAAAAGAATGGAATATTAAACTCTGGATATGTATTGAAACCAAAATATATTCGCGAAAAAACTACTAATACGAAAAATATTCCAttaatatatgaaaaaatacatcaaaataagaaaaaattaatttttaatatattaagtGCTCAATTTTTACCTTCTAATGATCTGAAAAAAGGATGTACCATTGCTCCATATGtcattattgaattttttactaCCGAAATAACTGAACTTAACCAAGATTTACAAGTTCACAACGGTACCAAAATCAGTGACTATAAAATCACAACCAAAACATGCCCAGGTAATGGTTTTAATCCAGTCTGGAACTGTGAAATGTCTATTAACATATGTGACGATTCTTTCACATTTATTAGACTGTGTGTAAAATCAAGTGATACAACTTTAGGTGTTATATGTTTTAAattggattatttaaaaagagGGTATCGACATGTACCTCTTTATAATATGGAGGGTGAAAGATATGTATTTTCTAcagtttttttatattcagaaataaaataa
- the SWI6 gene encoding transcriptional regulator SWI6 (similar to Saccharomyces cerevisiae SWI6 (YLR182W); ancestral locus Anc_1.60), whose translation MIQDPQLRPSLPVQQVSSDIKNQLENFLKELLFPNNDKSEDLNNIQLPPADQLNSPLDDEGNTPLHWLVSVAHVTLVRRLIEAGADSCIGCARGETPLMRAVSCTNNYDAGTFESLLDILEPSIICVDTLGRTVFHHIALATNVPACAPAAKYYLDILMGWIVRNSSQNLKWVLQEMLPARDKNGETCLNIAERLNAQSIVEALNEYGATNESPSLTSGAKANSSSGNFQGTSNDSNSNNDNNMNINLNSNNQGLSGFELNMSASNKSDIPGLVSQLQDVLGRVENEHKSEIKEATETFEQLQIKLNIVKEQLVSENERLSRAKRLKEQNLILSEQINSISEYKNQLSRNFAPSSTINNNLDLNNIPIKAQIEAYKRNQKLLDQHLENVIEERLNLENKFRRVLALCLKVDEDKVDGMLDGLLQAIEAENGDEPSTGEMQEFLKRHGSIVGSNTSVNN comes from the coding sequence atgattcaaGATCCACAATTAAGGCCAAGTTTACCTGTTCAGCAGGTTTCTTCTGATATTAAGAACCAGTTggagaattttttaaaagaattattatttccaaataaCGATAAAAGTGAGGAcctaaataatattcaattacCGCCAGCTGATCAATTGAATTCACCTCTTGATGACGAAGGTAATACTCCACTTCATTGGTTAGTTTCTGTTGCTCATGTAACATTAGTTAGAAGATTAATCGAAGCAGGTGCAGACTCTTGTATTGGATGTGCAAGGGGTGAAACACCGTTAATGAGAGCAGTTTCTTGTACTAATAATTATGATGCTGGGACATTTGAATCTTTGTTAGATATATTGGAGCCATCTATTATTTGTGTAGATACATTAGGAAGAACTGTTTTCCATCACATTGCCTTAGCTACAAATGTCCCAGCATGTGCTCCAGCCgctaaatattatttagatattttaatggGTTGGATTGTTCGTAATTCGTCgcaaaatttgaaatggGTTCTTCAAGAAATGCTACCTGCAAGGGATAAAAACGGTGAGACATGTTTGAATATAGCTGAAAGACTCAATGCTCAGTCCATAGTTGAGGCATTAAATGAGTATGGAGCAACTAATGAGTCCCCATCACTAACATCGGGAGCTAAAGCTAATTCTAGTTCAGGAAATTTTCAAGGAACTTCTAATGATtctaatagtaataatgataacaatatgaatattaatCTAAATTCAAACAATCAAGGATTAAGTGGATTTGAATTGAACATGAGCGCAAGTAATAAAAGTGATATTCCAGGTCTAGTTTCTCAATTACAGGATGTTTTAGGACGGGTTGAAAATGAACACAAAAGCGAAATTAAAGAAGCTACTGAAACTTTCgaacaattacaaattaaattgaatattgtTAAGGAGCAATTAGTTAGTGAAAATGAAAGATTATCAAGAGCCAAAAGATTGAAGGAACAGAATTTAATACTGTCAGAACAAATAAATAGTATTAGTGAATACAAAAACCAATTATCTAGAAATTTTGCTCCTAGTAgtactattaataataacttagacttaaataatattcccATTAAAGCACAAATTGAGGCTTATAAACGTAATcagaaattattagatcAACATTTGGAAAACGTAATAGAGGAAAGGTTAAatcttgaaaataaatttagaaGAGTTTTAGCTTTATGTTTAAAAGTGGATGAAGATAAAGTTGATGGAATGCTAGATGGATTGTTACAAGCAATTGAGGCAGAAAATGGTGATGAGCCAAGCACCGGTGAAATGCaggaatttttaaaaagacATGGTAGTATTGTAGGAAGTAATACTTctgttaataattaa